Below is a genomic region from Eupeodes corollae chromosome 1, idEupCoro1.1, whole genome shotgun sequence.
gatttttttcaaaaaatatacctgtttggtatcacgttataatatattatataaaatttaattcaagtccctagcgtttttggttcgtaagatatttaaggttgaccaaaattttcacctttttttcaaactgctatggtaaaaaaaccacccacgcaattttcttgagagccctttctgcatctttctgccttattatctgtataacaaagtttatttgaagtcgatatctcttctggttcttgagctatggacgacgaaaaaacgtcgcgaacgtacggacagacatctttctaaaaatcttttatttcgactctagggaccttgaaacgtcgagaaatgtcaaaattttcaatttgacaaatcggacccattacaataacttcctatgggaagttaaaaattcagaTATTGAGGGCTAACATTCgatattcttattattatttggaaaaataataaaaatcgtaaaatttttaaacaaaaaataaaattggtatcGCAATAAAAAACAGATACACAATAAAAAACAGATACGTtcttttattacaatttaacttcaaaaatgaaaaattgaaatttttaaaacatatgacTGTTTGACATTTTAGTAACGTAAAAATCACAGAATGTTTACTTTGGCTTCGTTCAATCAATTCAATTGAtagagtatccggatacctatTTGTTAGTTTTTACATGTAAAATAACGGCTGAAATGTCAacaaaggaatccaaaggtattaAAGAATTTATGGGGTATATAAGTATCTGACAGAATTGCTGATTCAACACACgggtgaatttcaagaaacttgaaaattgatttcagctttttgagatttttggtaaacaaaaagatacaaaatgttagttgaagttgtatttgagggtgttctgtacataatagacagAATAGATTCTGTGCAGAATagattaattgttttatcttacaacaattttgacttcaaagcttaaatgtttctctgctttttgtaaaCAGCTGAAAGtagtttcattttttgacagctatctcaatacagctatccaactcgttcaacaaggtatctaaaaatccacctatccaagataccctatgcatcacgagattgaacgcagcctttAAGTATCACTTATGACACTTACGTTCAAAATTAAcagaaaaagtttgtttataaacaGTTTTCGAATTTAAGGtagaaattaaaagaatattgcTTAAATATGCTTAGAAatcatattttctttgtttcaatACCTAATATCTCGTTTTAAACTTCACAAAAATGAATGTCCTCCCTTTTCAGAGAAAGAAAAGACAGAGACGAAAAAAAGACGTTTTAATAATTtgagcttttttcaaaatattatttattcaaacgGACTTTTGATTAATAATTAAGAACTTAATAGCTATAAGATTCTTATCTTATTCTATTATTTGAATATATTGCTTGcttataattttacaaattgtatcTAAACGATTTGTTAATTGTGtacataattataattaattaatgctTTTTTGATGTCTAtaatacaatattaaaaagatttaatgtacattaaaataaaattaaaaataaagatcctTCTTGCAATGGTTTGAtgaaaattagattttgaataaaattggattctagttgttttgtttttctcaataGAATGCTTGTTTCAGTGCTGCGCTTGTTATCAAAAATGCTGATCCAATTAAcataaatgttataattttaagaGCACTTGGCCTTCCGGAAgaatctaaaaataaagaaatatttttggaaacatcaAGTTGATAAAATTATAGCAGACAACTTTATAGGACATGATATGACAGCAAGTAAAcaacttttacatttttatgaagAACTTTGACATAAAATCGAGCTTACTTTTTTTAGGTCCTACATGTGTGCACGTTCTTTGTGTCGTTGATGGCTGATATCCAATCTTGCATTGACATATTGAATTTCTACATTCGATATTTTCAGGATCTTTTTCCAAGTGACATTCGCCGGCTCTTGTACACGCTTCGCCCAAACCtattatgacatttttgatcattaattgttttaaaataaatattttctaaaaacaacaaacttttttgatcAACGCATTTTCCACCGCTAAAATGTTGTTTGTCACCGCAAACGCATTTTTTGTCTACACAGTTTGCTAAAAGTGGCTTACATTGTTCTGTTTCTACACATTCATCCTCGGGTTCTACAGCTGTTGAAACATTGaaagaacaatttaaaattcaaattaattataatgtCCTGTCAAATTCGCATTGACAGAACTTGAACATCTGTTTGAGAGAACTAAAACATCTAATTGACAGAACTTAAACTTAccttgttttaaacattcatcTTTAAAGTGCACATATCCCTTACGACATTGACAAGCTTTAGATTTTTCACTTTTGCTCTCAGTAGTCGATTCACAAACTGTATTGGTAGGCAAGCATTCTGAATCATCAATACATTCAGCTCCAACtccttaaatttcaaacaaatgtcatttataaatttaatgacAATTGGTAAATGTCACTTTATAATATAAGACTATGTACCTTTTGCACAAGCACCGTTATCTTCAATGtagttttgtttgcatttacaAACATGTTCAGAAGAACATATAGAATTTTCAATAGGGCAACTATCGTTTGTCTCACATTGTGCTCCCAGGCCTTGTTTATAAACACAAAGCTGACTTGGTTCATCGTATTCGGCATATTCTTCACATGTGCATCGTCTGGGTATGGAAGGATGGCAGAAAACGGCACCAAATGGACTGCATTGACTGTTCGATGTACATGACAAATGATATTGGATGGCtgtcaaaaattaagaacaaatattttattttaccatttcTATATTTGTTGCAAAtagtttattaaaactttaacacaTACGTTTTCTGCATGAACGAAGACTACGCTCATAGAAATAGTTCTTTTGGCAAAGACATTTTTTAGTTGCTTCTTCGAATTCAAATTCACACTCGTCAACACTTTCGGCTATCTCTCCCAGTTcttgaaaaacacaaatattttttaacttattttgttaATGTCAAGTTTAAATTAAAGCCGCAAATGTgctgtatttaattttgaaattctgaattttaaaaataaggaatgTCACAGATTtagattgaattttatttaaggtgAACCCAAGTGTCTAATTATGAAACTTCTAATAATTCTTAAACGAacctatttttggaaaaataagccAGTTTAAAATATGAGCGCTCAGAAAATTTCTGAaactatgtattttttttgattgattgatcCATATAATTTGCATAATATGTAACTTAAGAACTGtcattgaaatgaaaatgatacGAAGACATCAAATTTATTACCTGCAAAACACTTTCCATTTTTGGCGTAGTAACCTTGGTTACAAAAACACACATTATCGGCACAAGTTGAATGAGCCAATCCCGGACATGGATTACCATTGTCTGTACAACTGCTGCCATCTTTATAAAAGTTATAATTAtgacaattataaaaaaaaacataataatttaaatcgaAATATGGGTATACATTTCTTTTCATCCACATCATCGTCGGTATTCGATAAAGTTGATAATGTTTTATCTTCTTCATCGCGCGTTATTCTTCCGGTTGCCGTCGACGAAGCtggattttcaattgaaatatctCTCTT
It encodes:
- the LOC129939498 gene encoding fibrillin-2 isoform X2, which produces MPSGAKCNKGVCECNDGYTYVRGRCRLLNGLGNSCQTDIDCHFGYDRQSVMCKNKICECADGYYNRHGNICRRKSMAINDTCVVNTDCDELGSNVKCVNLVCASTSTNGDFPRNQREIAVQTSLESYELKPLNNFKRDISIENPASSTATGRITRDEEDKTLSTLSNTDDDVDEKKYGSSCTDNGNPCPGLAHSTCADNVCFCNQGYYAKNGKCFAELGEIAESVDECEFEFEEATKKCLCQKNYFYERSLRSCRKPIQYHLSCTSNSQCSPFGAVFCHPSIPRRCTCEEYAEYDEPSQLCVYKQGLGAQCETNDSCPIENSICSSEHVCKCKQNYIEDNGACAKGVGAECIDDSECLPTNTVCESTTESKSEKSKACQCRKGYVHFKDECLKQAVEPEDECVETEQCKPLLANCVDKKCVCGDKQHFSGGKCVDQKSLGEACTRAGECHLEKDPENIECRNSICQCKIGYQPSTTQRTCTHVGPKKNSSGRPSALKIITFMLIGSAFLITSAALKQAFY
- the LOC129939498 gene encoding prion-like-(Q/N-rich) domain-bearing protein 25 isoform X1, whose protein sequence is MKQYFVVLIVFVTLLKASQGLVWPCKSNEECTSEESTCSNFGTCQCDFDHVFSLDYTKCLKTSLYSEKCEETGQCNLMPSGAKCNKGVCECNDGYTYVRGRCRLLNGLGNSCQTDIDCHFGYDRQSVMCKNKICECADGYYNRHGNICRRKSMAINDTCVVNTDCDELGSNVKCVNLVCASTSTNGDFPRNQREIAVQTSLESYELKPLNNFKRDISIENPASSTATGRITRDEEDKTLSTLSNTDDDVDEKKYGSSCTDNGNPCPGLAHSTCADNVCFCNQGYYAKNGKCFAELGEIAESVDECEFEFEEATKKCLCQKNYFYERSLRSCRKPIQYHLSCTSNSQCSPFGAVFCHPSIPRRCTCEEYAEYDEPSQLCVYKQGLGAQCETNDSCPIENSICSSEHVCKCKQNYIEDNGACAKGVGAECIDDSECLPTNTVCESTTESKSEKSKACQCRKGYVHFKDECLKQAVEPEDECVETEQCKPLLANCVDKKCVCGDKQHFSGGKCVDQKSLGEACTRAGECHLEKDPENIECRNSICQCKIGYQPSTTQRTCTHVGPKKNSSGRPSALKIITFMLIGSAFLITSAALKQAFY